In Glandiceps talaboti chromosome 6, keGlaTala1.1, whole genome shotgun sequence, one DNA window encodes the following:
- the LOC144436969 gene encoding glutathione peroxidase 7-like translates to MAAPMKFVPKNISITIFTIFIILLYPRSIVGSKKDFFSYEVDDIKGKRISLERYRGKVALVVNVASECGYTDGHYQALVHIQDDPALSDLFTVLAFPCNQFGNQEPKPNNWIYEFAKKNYRVNFPMFSKIDVIGDSAHPVYGFLTEKTSQEPNWNFWKYLVNPGGEVIRSWGPWISVEETYTEILAAVRKARGKRHGGDL, encoded by the exons ATGGCAGCCCCCATGAAGTTCGTACCAAAGAATATTTCCATTACAATATTCACTATTTTTATCATTCTTTTGTATCCTCGTTCGATAGTTGGAAGTAAGAAGGACTTCTTTTCGTACGAAGTAGACGACATTAAAGGAAAACGAATTTCTCTTGAAAGATATCGCGGAAAG GTAGCTTTGGTTGTCAATGTTGCAAGTGAATGTGGTTATACAGATGGTCACTATCAGGCTCTAGTACATATTCAAGATGATCCAGCACTATCTGATCTCTTCACTGTACTTGCCTTCCCTTGTAATCAATTTGGAAATCAAGAACCCAAGCCTAACAATTGGATATATGAATTTGCAAAGAAAAACTACAGAGTAAATTTTCCCATGTTCAGTAAAATCGACGTGATAGGAGACAGTGCACACCCAGTATATGGATTCCTAACAG AGAAAACATCACAGGAACCAAATTGGAACTTCTGGAAATACTTGGTAAATCCTGGTGGTGAAGTGATTCGTTCCTGGGGACCCTGGATATCAGTGGAAGAAACCTATACAGAGATACTGGCAGCTGTAAGAAAGGCCAGGGGGAAACGTCACGGAGGTGACTTATGA
- the LOC144436276 gene encoding ribonucleoside-diphosphate reductase subunit M2 B-like, whose amino-acid sequence MRIDMKEKGSGRRTDGGERRDTVCDDEDDGEKETPLVRTESEVLTMDMSQISTLSSQESLMQISQQTVHVETDSENDSHSETDSVHETLTQKTAKELDAEEPLLKPSLGRFVVFPIKYQDMWSFYKKAQASFWMVEEVDLGKDGNDWESLKPQEKNFISHVLAFFAASDGIVIENLVQRFSLEVQVAEARCFYGFQIAMENVHSEMYSLLIDVYIKDADEKKKLFNAIETLPCVKKKADWAIKWIGSEDTSFGERLIAFAAIEGVFFSGAFAAVFWFRKRGLLPGLTFSNELISRDEGLHCDFACLLYSYLVNKPKAERVQEIITQAVDIEKTFWTEALPVALIGMNEMLMSQYIEFVADRLLTELDCEKVFKTENPFDFMENISLQGKTNFFEKRVGEYQKANVMSSLGERQEFRLDVDF is encoded by the exons ATGAGAATTGATATGAAGGAGAAGGGAAGTGGAAGAAGAACTGATGGAGGAGAAAGAAGGGACACAGTTtgtgatgatgaagatgatggaGAAAAAGAAACCCCACTTGTTAGGACTGAGAGTGAAGTGCTTACTATGGATATGTCACAAATCTCAACATTATCCTCACAGGAATCTCTAATGCAGATATCACAACAAACAGTACATGTTGAAACGGACTCGGAGAATGATTCACATTCAGAAACAGATTCAGTACATGAAACTCTTACACAAAAGACTGCCAAAGAATTAGATGCAGAGGAACCATTACTTAAACCTAGTCTAGGAAGATTTGTAGTCTTTCCCATCAAGTATCAGGATATGTGGTCTTTTTACAAGAAGGCACAAG CTTCATTCTGGATGGTCGAAGAAGTAGATCTTGGAAAAGATGGAAATGACTGGGAATCCCTCAAG CCTCAAGAGAAGAATTTCATTTCACATGTTTTGGCGTTTTTTGCCGCAAGTGATGGAATTGTTATAGAGAATCTTGTACAAAGATTTTCTTTAGAAGTTCAAGTAGCTGAAGCTAGATGTTTTTATGGATTTCAAATAGCTATGGAG AATGTACACTCGGAGATGTATAGCTTACTTATAGATGTCTACATCAAAGATGCtgatgaaaaaaagaaattatttaaTGCCATTGAAACAT TGCCTTGTGTAAAGAAGAAAGCTGACTGGGCAATCAAATGGATTGGAAGTGAAGATACTAGTTTTGGTGAACGACTTATAGCATTTGCTGCCATTGAGGGTGTCTTCTTCTCAGGTGCCTTTGCAGCTGTTTTCTGGTTTAGGAAAAG GGGTCTTTTGCCTGGATTAACCTTCTCAAATGAACTGATAAGCCGAGACGAGGGACTCCATTGTGACTTTGCATGTCTTTTATACTCCTATCTTGTAAATAAACCCAAAGCAGAGAGAGTACAGGAAATCATCACACAGGCTGTGGATATCGAGAAGACATTCTGGACAGAAGCTCTGCCTGTAGCACTGATtggaatgaatgaaatgttaaTGAGTCAATACATTGAATTTGTAGCAGATAGATTACTGACTGAGTTAGACTGTGAAAAG GTTTTCAAAACAGAGAATCCATTTGATTTTATGGAGAATATTTCACTACAGGGTAAGACAAACTTCTTTGAGAAGAGAGTTGGCGAGTACCAGAAAGCTAACGTCATGTCATCACTTGGTGAAAGGCAGGAATTCAGATTGGATGTAGATTTCTGA
- the LOC144436715 gene encoding uncharacterized protein LOC144436715 codes for MAKGKVDKKTKNGPVKKAPVAKRDMKTQTTRDFCSQITRKELESEMAEISALKMTGKVMEHNGYKIRKPKPSTRDVMTMTSRDVATQVHRDTLAVVHQEVKFRGQSEQGPIIVAFKPQKRRPKYQRPRPPQRSIKTQTSRDFGGQVTAQEIRQSFTEDMAGGENGYVDLPSSKTEEKVAESEAKEETVSQTIVTTATVTTTTTTTEDASEEWKLEVVDDDGMNATFVKHDDEENLIQDSQTNVFTSGVDNPGYDTLTKSDDIEITNITNGVETVTVDDDENEEEFSTFL; via the coding sequence ATGGCGAAGGGTAAAGTagataagaaaacaaaaaatggaCCAGTGAAGAAGGCACCTGTTGCCAAACGTGATATGAAGACACAAACGACGAGAGATTTCTGTAGCCAAATAACTCGAAAAGAACTCGAGTCCGAAATGGCGGAAATCAGTGCTCTCAAAATGACTGGTAAGGTCATGGAACATAACGGTTACAAAATCAGAAAACCCAAGCCATCCACCCGCGATGTTATGACGATGACGTCACGTGACGTAGCTACCCAGGTGCACAGAGATACGCTTGCTGTTGTACACCAAGAAGTTAAGTTCCGTGGACAGAGTGAACAGGGCCCCATCATTGTAGCATTTAAACCTCAGAAACGCCGCCCTAAGTACCAGCGACCAAGGCCTCCTCAGCGATCAATCAAAACACAGACGAGCAGAGATTTTGGAGGCCAAGTCACAGCACAAGAAATACGCCAGTCTTTCACCGAGGACATGGCAGGTGGCGAAAATGGTTATGTGGACTTACCATCTTCAAAAACGGAAGAAAAAGTCGCAGAGTCGGAAGCGAAAGAGGAGACGGTCTCGCAAACGATTGTGACGACAGCTACGGTTAccacgacgacgacgacgacagaAGATGCTTCAGAGGAATGGAAATTAGAGGTTGTGGATGATGATGGCATGAATGCTACATTTGTTAAACACGACGATGAAGAAAATCTTATTCAGGACTCACAGACAAATGTCTTTACGAGCGGTGTCGATAATCCCGGCTACGATACACTCACGAAATCTGACGACATTGAGATAACGAATATAACGAATGGAGTGGAGACGGTTACTGTGGATGATGACGAAAATGAAGAGGAATTctcaacatttttgtaa
- the LOC144436689 gene encoding cell division cycle protein 20 homolog — MAHLNFENDVNSLLRLDAPTNGPAMRWQRKAAEASCNNSINTSQCCTPMKTSNKSFNASMTAKTPSKTPKTPRRSKTPGKTPGKSKTPSKTPSGDRFIPSRSTTNFDVGHFKVMNEKKDDENCVLSPTKLEQQKALAENLNGHLLDSRILSYTSKPPQAPEGYQNNLKVLYSQSNKTPGSSRKSTRHISALPERILDAPDIIDDYYLNLIDWSCNNHLAVALHGNVYLWNAGNGEIQRLMQMENPEDYVSSVNWIKEGNYLAVGTSCGEVQLWDVTQNKRVRNMTGHAGRVCSLSWNSFIVSSGSRTGHIHHHDVRIPNHRIATLSGHTQEVCGLAWSPCGRFLASGGNDNILNIWNATVQNETSSPIHTFTQHQAAVKALSWCPWQPSVLASGGGTADRHIRFWNANTGALLNSVDTRSQICSILWSKEYKELISAHGFANNQLIIWKYPTMTKVCELTGHTSRVLHMAMSPDGTMVVSAAADETLRLWRCFAVDPNRKKEKTLAGGKMNSNTLMRQSIR, encoded by the exons ATGGCTCATTTGAATTTCGAGAACGATGTGAACAGCTTGTTACGACTTGATGCACCAACAAATGGTCCAGCAATGAGATGGCAAAGGAAAGCTGCCGAGGCCAGCTGTAACAACTCTATCAACACCTCCCAGTGCTGTACACCAATGAAAACTTCAAACAAGTCCTTCAATGCTAGTATGACAGCTAAGACACCGTCTAAAACTCCAAAAACACCTAGAAGGTCGAAAACACCTG GAAAAACACCAGGGAAATCCAAGACTCCTTCCAAGACTCCATCAGGTGATCGATTCATACCTTCTCGCTCCACAACAAACTTTGATGTTGGTCATTTCAAAGTAATGAATGAGAAGAAAGATGACGAAAACTGCGTTCTCAGTCCAACAAAATTAGAACAACAAAAGGCCCTAGCTGAAAATCTCAATGGTCACCTCTTAGATTCAAGAATTTTGTCATACACAAGCAAACCCCCTCAGGCTCCAGAAG GTTAtcaaaacaatttgaaagtacTGTACAGTCAGAGTAACAAGACGCCAGGTTCCAGCAGAAAATCAACCAGACACATATCAGCATTGCCAGAAAGAATACTTGATGCACCAGATATTATAGATGACTATT ATCTTAACCTGATAGACTGGAGTTGTAATAATCATTTGGCAGTAGCACTTCATGGCAATGTCTACTTGTGGAATGCTGGCAATGGTGAAATTCAGCGGCTCATGCAAATGGAGAACCCTGAAGACTATGTGTCGTCGGTTAACTGGATAAAAGAAGGCAATTACTTGGCTGTAGGAACCAGCTGTGGGGAAGTACAG TTATGGGATGTCACTCAAAATAAACGTGTACGTAATATGACAGGACATGCTGGCAGAGTCTGTTCTTTATCATGGAATTCATTCATTGTAAGCAG TGGCAGTAGAACTGGTCATATCCACCATCATGATGTGCGTATACCCAACCATCGCATAGCAACTTTATCAGGGCATACGCAAGAAGTGTGTGGTTTGGCATGGTCTCCATGTGGTAGATTCCTTGCTAGTGGTGGCAACGACAATATCTTAAACATTTGGAATGCCACtgttcaaaatgaaacaagttctccaatacatacatttacacaacACCAGGCAGCTGTTAAG GCTTTGTCTTGGTGTCCATGGCAACCCAGTGTCCTTGCCAGTGGTGGAGGAACTGCTGACAGACACATAAGATTTTGGAATGCAAATACCGGAGCTCTCCTCAATAGTGTTGACACCAGGTCACAG ATTTGTTCAATTCTCTGGTCTAAGGAATACAAAGAGCTCATATCGGCACATGGATTTGCTAACAATCAGTTGATTATCTGGAAATATCCCACTATGACAAAAGTCTGTGAACTCACAG GTCACACATCAAGAGTGCTACACATGGCCATGAGTCCTGATGGTACAATGGTGGTATCAGCAGCAGCTGATGAAACACTCAGACTCTGGAGGTGCTTTGCAGTGGATCCAAACCGCAAAAAAGAAAAGACACTGGCTGGCGGCAAAATGAACTCAAACACTCTCATGCGACAAAGCATCCGATAA